A window of the Haloarcula litorea genome harbors these coding sequences:
- a CDS encoding DoxX family protein: MVFDTAAGGILFLLARVLFGGVLAFMGLNHFQNGETMAGYAEAKGLPAPELAVYASGGLLVFSGLSIVLGAFPVLAAGALATFLLVSAVTMHDFWAVPEDQQQDELTGFLKNVAMAGGALVLLSAAGTAWPYSVGLALF, encoded by the coding sequence ATGGTGTTCGACACCGCCGCCGGCGGGATACTCTTCCTGCTCGCGCGGGTCCTCTTCGGCGGGGTCCTCGCGTTTATGGGCCTGAACCACTTCCAGAACGGCGAGACGATGGCGGGATACGCCGAGGCGAAGGGCCTGCCAGCGCCGGAACTGGCCGTCTACGCGAGCGGGGGACTGCTCGTCTTCAGCGGCCTGAGCATCGTCCTCGGTGCCTTCCCGGTGCTGGCCGCCGGCGCGCTGGCGACGTTCCTGCTGGTCTCGGCGGTGACGATGCACGACTTCTGGGCCGTCCCCGAGGACCAGCAGCAGGACGAGCTGACCGGGTTCCTGAAGAACGTCGCGATGGCCGGCGGCGCGCTCGTGCTGCTCTCGGCCGCCGGGACCGCGTGGCCCTACAGCGTCGGCCTCGCTCTGTTCTGA
- a CDS encoding vWA domain-containing protein → MALADWFLTPTGLLALLAAVPIVLLYLVRPEPERVELPTFRFLVDEQRQDATSPLLERLSRSLLLLLQVLVVLSLAVGLATPYVPVAERAAVEETVLVVDTSASMATTDGDETRFQRAVAAADDEVTSTTSVVTTADGGTVVRQRVPPSDARAALTELRVTDSGGDLRGAISQAAALVGENARIVVLSDFAGDDWTSAVTTARSREISVSLRQFAGGGTANVGFVDRTFSQASVTLSVKNYGDEAVTRTVSLGDRQETLRLGSGDVGTVTLPVPAGRSRARLSPGDGFPTDDSVAIAAPEDPTVDVLVLTNDRNRYLTTALSVVDQVELTVDSPPTTVADGYDVVIYSNVDPDSLLPGNVEAGREVVAEGGGVAIQAQSDVPAQYGDLLLIEPGGVRTGATVGTTRQSELTRGIDFQPPDEYVSGSLARGTALVTLGDGTPLLATDERNGGRVLYYGYIEEQSSFKFNYQYPVFWKRAAFHLADRRPLSALNYATGDRVRLDAERVEGPDGAVAGPTVTLRRQGFYAGANRSVSASLLDERESDVAAAPLAAREGPTGNLTREEQRTVPRRLTEFAAVGALLLALVELAYLGRRGDL, encoded by the coding sequence ATGGCCCTCGCCGATTGGTTCCTCACCCCCACCGGCCTCCTTGCCCTCCTCGCCGCCGTCCCCATCGTCCTGCTGTACCTCGTCCGACCGGAGCCCGAGCGGGTGGAACTACCGACGTTCCGGTTTCTGGTCGACGAGCAGCGACAGGACGCCACTTCGCCGCTGCTCGAACGCCTCTCCCGCAGCCTCCTGCTCCTCCTGCAGGTACTCGTGGTGCTGTCACTCGCCGTCGGGCTGGCGACCCCGTACGTCCCCGTGGCCGAGCGAGCGGCGGTCGAGGAGACGGTGCTGGTCGTCGACACGAGCGCCAGTATGGCGACGACAGACGGCGACGAGACTCGGTTCCAGCGCGCGGTGGCCGCGGCCGACGACGAGGTGACGAGCACCACCTCGGTCGTCACGACCGCCGACGGCGGCACGGTCGTCAGACAGCGGGTCCCGCCGAGCGACGCGCGGGCCGCGCTGACCGAGTTGCGCGTCACCGACAGCGGCGGCGACCTCCGGGGGGCGATCTCGCAGGCGGCGGCGCTGGTGGGTGAGAACGCACGGATCGTCGTCCTCAGCGACTTCGCCGGCGACGACTGGACGAGCGCCGTCACGACGGCGCGCAGCCGCGAGATCTCGGTCTCGCTCCGGCAGTTCGCCGGCGGCGGCACGGCCAACGTCGGCTTCGTCGACCGGACGTTCTCCCAGGCGTCGGTGACGCTGTCGGTGAAGAACTACGGCGACGAGGCGGTGACACGGACCGTCTCGCTCGGCGACCGGCAGGAGACCCTCCGGCTCGGGAGCGGCGACGTGGGGACGGTGACGCTCCCGGTCCCGGCCGGGCGGAGCCGCGCCCGGCTCTCGCCGGGCGACGGGTTCCCCACCGACGACAGCGTCGCGATCGCGGCCCCCGAGGACCCGACCGTCGACGTGCTCGTCCTCACCAACGACCGGAACCGGTACCTGACGACCGCGCTCTCGGTCGTCGATCAGGTCGAGCTCACCGTCGACAGCCCGCCGACGACGGTCGCGGACGGCTACGACGTCGTCATTTACAGCAACGTCGACCCCGACTCGCTGCTGCCGGGGAACGTCGAGGCCGGCCGCGAGGTCGTCGCCGAGGGCGGTGGCGTGGCGATACAGGCCCAGTCGGACGTCCCCGCGCAGTACGGCGACCTCCTGCTGATCGAGCCCGGCGGTGTCCGAACCGGGGCGACCGTCGGGACCACCCGGCAGAGCGAACTGACGCGGGGGATCGACTTCCAGCCGCCCGACGAGTACGTCTCTGGCTCGCTCGCGCGCGGGACAGCGCTCGTGACGCTGGGCGACGGGACGCCGCTGCTCGCGACCGACGAGCGGAACGGCGGTCGGGTGCTCTACTACGGGTACATCGAGGAGCAGTCGAGCTTCAAGTTCAACTACCAGTACCCGGTGTTCTGGAAGCGGGCCGCGTTCCACCTCGCCGACCGGCGGCCGCTGAGCGCGCTGAACTACGCGACCGGCGACCGCGTCAGACTCGACGCCGAGCGCGTCGAGGGGCCGGACGGGGCCGTCGCCGGGCCGACCGTGACGCTCCGGCGACAGGGGTTCTACGCGGGCGCGAACAGGTCCGTGAGCGCGTCGCTGCTCGACGAACGCGAGTCCGACGTCGCCGCCGCTCCGCTGGCGGCCCGCGAGGGACCCACCGGGAACCTCACGCGGGAGGAGCAGCGGACCGTCCCCCGGCGGCTGACGGAGTTCGCCGCCGTCGGAGCCCTGCTGCTCGCGCTCGTCGAACTGGCCTACCTCGGCCGGCGGGGTGACCTCTGA
- a CDS encoding glutathione-independent formaldehyde dehydrogenase, whose translation MNAVVYQGPHEVAVEEVEEPEIEHPNDVIIDITTTCICGSDLHMYEGRTAAEPGIVFGHENMGVVSEVGEAVSSLEEGDRVVAPFNVACGFCENCEDGYTGFCTNVNPGFAGGAYGYVAMGPYKGGQAEKLRIPYADFNALQLPEGDEHEDAFSLLADIFPTGWHGTELANLEPGDSVAIYGAGPVGLMAAYSAKIKGAAEIYSVDRVPSRLELAEEHCDATTINFEEGDPVEQIMDEHGGEVDKGVDAVGYQAIDPDKEADDAYDPARENPAVVINNLIRTVKPTGELGIPGLYVPEDPGAPDDMAAQGRLGIDFGLLFEKGQKLGTGQCNVKSYNRELRDLIIEGRADPSWVVSHRVGLEEAPEMYEKFDDREEGVTKVLLEP comes from the coding sequence ATGAACGCTGTCGTGTATCAGGGGCCCCACGAGGTCGCCGTAGAGGAGGTAGAGGAACCGGAGATCGAGCATCCGAACGACGTCATAATCGACATCACGACCACGTGCATCTGCGGGTCCGACCTGCATATGTACGAGGGGCGGACCGCCGCCGAACCGGGGATCGTCTTCGGCCACGAGAACATGGGCGTCGTCTCCGAGGTGGGCGAGGCCGTCTCTAGCCTGGAGGAAGGGGACCGCGTCGTCGCGCCGTTCAACGTCGCCTGCGGCTTCTGTGAGAACTGCGAGGACGGCTACACAGGGTTCTGTACGAACGTCAACCCCGGCTTCGCCGGCGGGGCCTACGGCTACGTCGCGATGGGGCCGTACAAGGGCGGGCAGGCGGAGAAACTCCGCATCCCCTACGCCGACTTCAACGCGCTCCAGCTCCCGGAGGGCGACGAACACGAGGACGCGTTCTCCCTGCTCGCGGACATCTTCCCGACTGGGTGGCACGGCACCGAACTGGCCAACCTCGAACCGGGCGACTCGGTCGCCATCTACGGGGCCGGTCCGGTCGGGCTGATGGCCGCCTACAGCGCGAAGATCAAGGGAGCCGCCGAGATCTACTCCGTCGACCGCGTCCCCTCCCGCCTCGAACTCGCGGAGGAGCACTGCGACGCCACGACGATCAACTTCGAGGAGGGCGACCCGGTCGAGCAGATCATGGACGAGCACGGCGGCGAGGTCGACAAGGGCGTCGACGCCGTCGGCTACCAGGCCATCGACCCGGACAAGGAGGCCGACGACGCGTACGACCCGGCCCGCGAGAACCCGGCCGTCGTCATCAACAACCTCATCCGGACGGTCAAACCCACCGGCGAACTCGGCATCCCCGGTCTGTACGTCCCCGAGGACCCCGGCGCGCCCGACGACATGGCCGCGCAGGGCCGGCTCGGCATCGACTTCGGCCTCCTCTTCGAGAAGGGCCAGAAGCTCGGCACCGGCCAGTGTAACGTCAAGTCCTACAACCGCGAACTGCGCGACCTCATCATCGAGGGCCGGGCCGACCCGAGCTGGGTCGTCTCTCACCGCGTGGGCCTCGAAGAGGCCCCCGAGATGTACGAGAAGTTCGACGACCGCGAGGAGGGCGTCACGAAGGTCCTGCTGGAGCCGTAA
- a CDS encoding winged helix-turn-helix transcriptional regulator, which translates to MSSEVFSEAAETEAEEGPCAIVESMEQIGSKWRLVVLHELQNGERRFNELKRATDASSRTLSRVLDDLQEMDFVERRLEEDAPVATYYELTDKGRSLCPVFDEIEGWAEEWLAACQG; encoded by the coding sequence ATGTCATCGGAAGTGTTCTCAGAGGCGGCCGAGACCGAAGCGGAGGAAGGACCCTGTGCGATCGTCGAGTCGATGGAGCAGATCGGGTCGAAGTGGCGGCTCGTCGTCCTCCACGAACTCCAGAACGGGGAGCGGCGGTTCAACGAGCTCAAGCGGGCGACCGACGCGAGTTCCCGCACGCTCTCGCGCGTCCTCGACGACCTCCAGGAGATGGACTTCGTCGAGCGGCGGCTGGAGGAGGACGCGCCGGTCGCGACCTACTACGAACTGACCGACAAGGGGCGGTCGCTCTGTCCGGTGTTCGACGAGATCGAGGGCTGGGCAGAGGAGTGGCTGGCCGCCTGCCAGGGGTAG
- a CDS encoding VWA domain-containing protein, whose product MMVSYTLADGLTVGVEHLWPLALLPVAVALLAVLLFRGERGPRSASTRSRRLLFASRVLVVTLLVTAAAGPYTVQTRETPGEPRVTLLTDESDSMAVYPDRTAALVEDIEAAGVPVTTATVGSGTESRIGDGVSANLRENGTVVVVSDGQVTGGRSLSTAAEQARQLNATVSSVAVEPSRTERAVAVRGPETVSAGLPARFVVSLTSVEQSGNATVEVSVDGETVTTESVRPEGSVAITHTFNETGPHRVTATVDGEDVFARNDVFYRSVRVVEQPDVLYVGGDDYPLRDYLTTLYDVTNASTVPDDLRGYTAVVVQDRPAARLGNVSALQEHVIDGGGLVVVGGDNAYENGGYEQSSIASMLPVRVGNATGGTTDIVLLVDVSGSAESGLAVQKAVALDVIDQLGDGNRVGVVAFNQRAFRVADRQRLGGNRSRIADRIRRLQSGGATDIAIGLEGADELLGDSEGTIILLSDGRDEVGAPATVANRLGREGIRVIAVGAARNVKTSTLRTIASESGGSYFAADETQRLRLLFGGSSRQYSGQNLTIVTSGTFITSGVTLTANPGQANRVSVKSGADYQVATADGTPAIASWRFGLGRVVSITAYGDDGTLDGLLERPDSLVVTKSVNYAIGDPARTLTGVTAVGDARVGRETTLTYRGEERPSAPNVTFTRLGDGLYRGTFTPASAGYDDVLETEYAANYPPEYGAFGRSTELDSLVEVTGGRTYTPDQGAAIAREARQQATRVRTVREAWGWVPLLAALAVFLVEVVARRVQVYRGRTSLESGLL is encoded by the coding sequence CTGATGGTGTCGTACACCCTCGCGGACGGGCTGACGGTCGGCGTCGAGCACCTGTGGCCGCTCGCGCTGTTGCCGGTCGCCGTGGCCCTGCTCGCCGTTCTCCTCTTCCGCGGGGAGCGCGGTCCCCGCTCGGCCTCGACGCGGAGCCGCCGGCTCCTGTTCGCCAGCCGCGTCCTCGTCGTCACGCTGCTCGTCACGGCCGCCGCCGGACCGTACACGGTCCAGACGCGCGAGACGCCCGGCGAGCCGCGCGTGACCCTGCTGACCGACGAGTCCGACAGTATGGCGGTCTACCCGGACCGCACGGCGGCGCTGGTCGAGGACATCGAGGCCGCGGGGGTCCCCGTGACCACGGCCACCGTCGGCAGCGGCACGGAGTCGCGGATCGGGGACGGGGTCAGCGCGAACCTCCGGGAGAACGGGACCGTCGTCGTCGTCTCGGACGGACAGGTGACCGGCGGCCGGAGCCTGTCGACGGCCGCCGAGCAGGCCCGACAGCTCAACGCGACGGTCAGCAGCGTCGCCGTCGAACCGAGCCGGACCGAACGCGCGGTGGCCGTCAGGGGTCCGGAGACGGTCAGTGCCGGACTCCCGGCCCGGTTCGTCGTCTCCCTGACGAGCGTCGAACAGTCGGGCAACGCCACCGTCGAGGTGTCCGTCGACGGCGAGACGGTGACGACGGAGTCCGTCCGTCCGGAGGGATCGGTCGCGATCACGCACACGTTCAACGAGACCGGGCCACACCGCGTGACGGCGACGGTGGACGGCGAGGACGTGTTCGCGCGCAACGACGTCTTCTACCGGAGCGTCCGGGTCGTCGAACAGCCGGACGTGCTGTACGTCGGTGGCGACGACTACCCGCTCCGGGACTACCTGACCACGCTGTACGACGTGACCAACGCCTCGACGGTGCCGGACGACCTGCGCGGCTACACCGCCGTCGTCGTGCAGGACCGACCGGCCGCCCGGCTCGGCAACGTCAGCGCCCTCCAGGAACACGTCATCGACGGCGGCGGTCTGGTCGTCGTCGGCGGGGACAACGCCTACGAGAACGGCGGGTACGAGCAGTCCTCCATCGCGTCGATGCTGCCGGTCCGGGTCGGCAACGCGACCGGGGGGACGACGGACATCGTGTTGCTCGTGGACGTCTCCGGCAGCGCCGAGTCCGGACTGGCCGTCCAGAAGGCGGTCGCGCTGGACGTGATCGACCAGCTGGGCGACGGCAACCGGGTCGGCGTCGTGGCGTTCAATCAGCGGGCCTTCCGCGTCGCCGACCGCCAGCGCCTCGGCGGGAACCGGAGCCGCATCGCCGACCGCATCCGACGGCTCCAGAGCGGCGGCGCGACCGACATCGCGATCGGACTGGAAGGGGCCGACGAACTGCTGGGCGACAGCGAGGGCACGATCATCCTGCTGAGCGACGGCCGCGACGAGGTCGGTGCCCCGGCGACCGTCGCCAACCGCCTCGGCCGGGAGGGGATCCGCGTCATCGCCGTCGGGGCCGCACGCAACGTCAAGACGAGCACGCTGCGGACCATCGCCAGCGAGTCCGGCGGCTCGTACTTCGCCGCCGACGAGACCCAGCGGCTGCGGCTGCTGTTCGGGGGGAGCTCCCGACAGTACAGCGGGCAGAACCTGACGATCGTCACCAGCGGGACGTTCATCACCTCCGGGGTGACCCTGACGGCGAACCCCGGGCAGGCCAACCGCGTCTCGGTCAAGTCCGGCGCGGACTACCAGGTGGCGACCGCCGACGGGACGCCCGCGATCGCCTCGTGGCGCTTCGGTCTCGGTCGAGTCGTCTCGATCACGGCCTACGGCGACGACGGCACCCTCGACGGCCTGCTCGAACGCCCGGACTCGCTGGTCGTCACGAAGTCGGTCAACTACGCCATCGGCGACCCGGCGCGGACGCTGACCGGCGTCACGGCCGTGGGTGACGCCCGCGTCGGGCGCGAGACGACGCTGACCTACCGGGGCGAGGAGCGCCCGTCGGCCCCGAACGTCACGTTCACTCGCCTCGGCGACGGGCTCTATCGGGGCACCTTCACCCCGGCGTCGGCCGGCTACGACGACGTGCTCGAGACGGAGTACGCGGCGAACTACCCGCCCGAGTACGGCGCGTTCGGTCGTTCGACGGAACTCGACTCGCTGGTCGAGGTGACCGGCGGCCGGACGTACACGCCCGACCAGGGGGCCGCGATCGCCCGGGAGGCCCGCCAGCAGGCGACCCGCGTCCGGACGGTCCGGGAGGCGTGGGGGTGGGTTCCGCTGCTGGCCGCGCTCGCGGTCTTCCTCGTCGAGGTGGTCGCCCGGCGCGTTCAAGTGTACCGCGGACGCACCTCCCTGGAGAGTGGTCTCCTGTGA
- a CDS encoding DUF7502 family protein, translated as MADDGPPGHEPAGEDESGGADGRRAATAPADATDERMRRALRAVRREGWKAAVVYAAVDAVAAFLAVNLVVALLGPSGLPADVPVPSSVTAPVGDALGRSLSGATVPTGVLVGGGAALLVAAGEVGLRTRRPLVEQFEAVNPPVAEALRTARDAMDADADSRMVRRLYADVLDRLRESSGVALVDGRRVAATTVLVVVLSLATLQVAVADVALLADGPGEPRTDAGDRERERNFTGLEDGDAVLGDSENVSAGDENLTAGIESSGGDEEVDRDRQFPSSGPAGGGNGSIESQQAGFAAPEQVEDAALVREYNLRIRESEDDE; from the coding sequence GTGGCCGACGACGGACCACCCGGACACGAGCCGGCAGGCGAGGACGAGTCTGGGGGCGCAGACGGGCGGCGAGCGGCGACGGCCCCGGCCGACGCGACCGACGAGCGGATGCGTCGGGCGCTCCGGGCCGTCCGTCGCGAGGGCTGGAAGGCCGCCGTCGTCTACGCCGCCGTCGACGCCGTCGCGGCGTTTCTCGCTGTGAACCTCGTCGTCGCGCTGCTCGGGCCGTCGGGGCTACCGGCCGACGTGCCCGTGCCGTCGTCGGTCACCGCCCCGGTCGGCGACGCCCTCGGCCGGTCGCTGTCCGGTGCGACGGTCCCCACCGGCGTCCTGGTCGGCGGCGGCGCGGCGCTGTTGGTCGCCGCCGGCGAGGTGGGGCTCCGGACCCGTCGGCCGCTCGTCGAGCAGTTCGAGGCGGTCAACCCACCGGTCGCGGAGGCGCTCCGGACCGCGCGCGACGCGATGGACGCGGACGCCGACTCCCGGATGGTCCGGCGGCTCTACGCGGACGTGCTCGACCGACTGCGGGAGAGCTCCGGCGTCGCGCTGGTGGACGGCCGCCGGGTCGCGGCCACCACCGTCCTCGTCGTCGTGTTGAGCCTGGCGACGCTGCAGGTGGCCGTCGCCGACGTGGCGCTGCTCGCCGACGGGCCCGGCGAGCCACGGACCGACGCCGGCGACCGCGAGCGGGAGCGGAACTTCACGGGTCTAGAGGACGGCGACGCGGTCCTCGGCGACAGCGAGAACGTCTCCGCCGGCGACGAGAACCTGACGGCGGGCATCGAGTCCAGCGGGGGCGACGAGGAGGTCGACCGGGACAGGCAGTTCCCGTCGTCGGGTCCAGCCGGCGGCGGCAACGGGAGCATCGAGAGCCAGCAAGCCGGGTTCGCCGCCCCGGAGCAGGTAGAGGACGCGGCGCTCGTCCGCGAGTACAACCTCCGGATCAGAGAGAGCGAGGACGACGAATGA
- a CDS encoding chromosome partitioning protein: MNPIGSRLNLGLVLVIVLSVVGTAGATAFYQNATGELQAQNDALREQNADLRAQLERVRTALRENRTRVRELRNALATRTQDVEQVARELNRTEQQLNATQQAFAETREELAASRDRVDSLQATNRDLQSTVDDLEATNDDLRTENRRLEDEVETLEENNTALARQRDRLQRDVSDLEDRVDELETNVTRLESRNEDLQAENEEMENDLESLCREDENAGKEACEGY, encoded by the coding sequence GTGAACCCCATCGGTTCCCGCCTCAACCTCGGACTGGTCCTCGTCATCGTCCTCTCCGTCGTCGGCACGGCCGGCGCGACGGCGTTCTACCAGAACGCGACGGGCGAACTGCAGGCACAGAACGACGCGCTGCGCGAGCAGAACGCGGACCTCAGAGCGCAACTGGAGCGCGTCAGGACTGCGCTCCGGGAGAACCGGACGCGGGTGCGCGAACTCCGCAACGCCCTGGCGACCCGGACCCAGGACGTCGAGCAGGTGGCGCGCGAACTCAACCGGACCGAACAGCAGCTGAACGCCACCCAGCAGGCGTTCGCCGAGACCCGTGAGGAACTGGCCGCGAGCCGGGACCGCGTGGACAGCCTGCAGGCGACGAACAGGGACCTCCAGTCGACCGTCGACGACCTCGAGGCGACGAACGACGACCTCCGGACCGAGAACCGCCGGCTCGAAGACGAGGTCGAGACTTTGGAAGAGAACAACACGGCGCTCGCTCGCCAGCGCGACCGGCTCCAGCGTGACGTGAGCGACCTGGAGGACCGGGTCGACGAACTGGAGACGAACGTCACCCGACTAGAGTCGCGAAACGAAGACCTCCAGGCCGAGAACGAGGAGATGGAGAACGACCTGGAGTCGCTCTGTCGTGAAGATGAGAACGCGGGTAAAGAGGCCTGCGAGGGGTACTGA
- the aglJ gene encoding S-layer glycoprotein N-glycosyltransferase AglJ: MADRDDVCVLLPAYDEAETIEPVVEGFRAQGFENVLVIDGGSTDGTRDLAAAAGARVVEQTTGGEGSGKGQAIREAVERHIDAEFVLMADADETYRPEDADRMLEPLFEGRADHVIGNRFAEMEAGAMTRLNQVGNTIINWAFSVIHGHYYTDILSGYRAFTRESFEQLSLSSEGFGIETEMAVECVKHGQRTVVVPITYRPRPDESETNLHPLRDGATIIVTLYRMAKTNNPLFYFGSVGFGSIGLGVLLGVYVVYEWVVRSISHEVIAMVGGIAIVLGIQLLMFGVLSDMIVTVNREQTRRLEQIARQMSTEVEVGDGDESATRETDTETTVAPGDRQR; this comes from the coding sequence ATGGCCGACCGCGACGACGTGTGCGTGCTGCTCCCCGCCTACGACGAGGCCGAGACGATCGAGCCGGTCGTCGAGGGGTTCCGCGCGCAGGGGTTCGAGAACGTCCTCGTCATCGACGGCGGATCGACGGACGGGACCCGCGACCTGGCGGCCGCGGCCGGCGCTCGCGTCGTCGAACAGACGACCGGCGGCGAGGGCAGCGGCAAGGGACAGGCCATCCGGGAGGCCGTCGAACGCCACATCGACGCCGAGTTCGTCCTGATGGCCGACGCCGACGAGACGTACCGTCCCGAGGACGCCGACCGGATGCTCGAACCGCTGTTCGAGGGGCGGGCAGACCACGTCATCGGTAACCGCTTCGCCGAGATGGAGGCCGGCGCGATGACCCGACTCAATCAGGTCGGGAACACGATCATCAACTGGGCGTTCTCGGTGATCCACGGCCACTACTACACGGACATCCTCTCGGGCTACCGTGCGTTTACCCGGGAGTCCTTCGAGCAGCTGTCGCTGTCCTCCGAGGGGTTCGGTATCGAGACGGAGATGGCCGTCGAGTGCGTCAAGCACGGCCAGCGGACCGTCGTCGTCCCCATCACCTACCGACCGCGGCCCGACGAGTCCGAGACGAACCTCCACCCGCTGCGGGACGGGGCGACGATCATCGTCACCCTCTACCGGATGGCCAAGACCAACAACCCGCTGTTCTACTTCGGCAGCGTCGGGTTCGGCTCGATCGGGCTGGGGGTCCTGCTGGGAGTCTACGTCGTCTACGAGTGGGTCGTCAGGAGCATCTCACACGAGGTCATCGCGATGGTCGGCGGCATCGCCATCGTGCTGGGGATCCAGCTGCTGATGTTCGGGGTCCTCTCGGATATGATCGTGACGGTCAACCGCGAGCAGACCCGCCGCCTGGAGCAGATCGCGCGGCAGATGAGCACCGAGGTGGAGGTCGGCGACGGCGACGAGTCGGCGACACGGGAGACGGACACCGAGACCACCGTGGCACCGGGCGACCGGCAGCGCTAG
- a CDS encoding CobW family GTP-binding protein: MSSFTDGDTIPTTLVSGPLGAGKTTLVNRLLEEPGDRRLAVVVNDMGEVNVDAELLAESAEEGIVDLSNGCICCRLQDDLVTEVTRLAERREFDYLVVEASGISEPVPIARTLTVGTEEGSLPDRFRLDTTVSVVDAFGFWKAFDPEESLPDAAPDPERPLTEVLVDQIEFCDVLLLNKCDMVPDDTLDEVEAAIRELQPRATLYRTTFSEVDPEAVLGTGLFDFEAAKREQGWKRALADAAEHGHDHADHDHGSVSAAEEHGVESVVYRRERPFHPERFDAWLDEWEGDVVRAKGFVWVASRPETVLGVSRAGPNVRAGPIGEWGEDDPETRFVVIGRDLDEDELIESLDGCLATDEERAAADEEDDPFPREA; encoded by the coding sequence ATGAGTTCGTTCACCGACGGTGACACGATCCCGACGACCCTCGTCAGCGGACCGCTCGGCGCGGGGAAGACGACGCTCGTCAACCGACTGCTGGAAGAGCCCGGCGACCGACGGCTCGCGGTCGTCGTCAACGACATGGGCGAGGTGAACGTCGACGCGGAGCTGCTGGCCGAGAGCGCGGAGGAGGGGATCGTGGACCTCTCGAACGGCTGTATCTGCTGTCGGCTGCAGGACGACCTCGTGACCGAGGTGACGCGGCTCGCGGAGCGCCGGGAGTTCGACTACCTCGTCGTCGAGGCCTCGGGCATCAGCGAACCGGTCCCCATCGCGCGGACGCTCACCGTCGGGACCGAGGAGGGGAGTCTGCCGGACCGGTTCCGTCTGGACACGACAGTCTCGGTGGTCGACGCATTCGGGTTCTGGAAGGCCTTCGACCCCGAGGAGTCGCTGCCCGACGCCGCCCCGGACCCGGAGCGCCCGCTGACGGAGGTGCTCGTCGACCAGATCGAGTTCTGTGACGTGCTGCTGCTGAACAAGTGTGATATGGTACCCGACGACACGCTCGACGAAGTGGAGGCGGCGATCCGGGAACTCCAGCCGCGGGCGACGCTGTACCGGACCACGTTCAGCGAGGTCGACCCCGAGGCGGTCCTCGGGACCGGGCTGTTCGACTTCGAGGCGGCGAAACGGGAGCAGGGCTGGAAGCGGGCGCTCGCGGACGCCGCCGAGCACGGACACGACCACGCTGACCACGACCACGGCAGTGTCTCGGCTGCCGAGGAACACGGCGTCGAGTCCGTCGTCTACCGCCGGGAGCGGCCGTTCCACCCCGAGCGGTTCGACGCGTGGCTCGACGAGTGGGAGGGGGACGTGGTCCGAGCGAAGGGGTTCGTCTGGGTGGCGAGCAGGCCCGAGACGGTGCTGGGCGTGAGTCGGGCGGGGCCGAACGTCCGGGCCGGCCCCATCGGCGAGTGGGGCGAGGACGACCCCGAGACGCGGTTCGTCGTCATCGGTCGGGACCTCGACGAGGACGAACTGATCGAGTCGCTCGACGGCTGTCTCGCGACCGACGAGGAACGGGCGGCGGCGGACGAAGAGGACGACCCGTTCCCGCGCGAGGCCTGA